Proteins encoded in a region of the Bombyx mori chromosome 23, ASM3026992v2 genome:
- the LOC101743480 gene encoding circadian clock-controlled protein daywake has protein sequence MYRIFLILFICFLGTETFSVPSLSPCKKEDNVCLLKLSKAIYALAVVGNPELQIESSDPLQRDEIIGNLGVINYKLFNNTCLGYKRCEVLNSKYNFEKSHVEFELRCPEFYMDGLYEIDGTLLGVPIQGKGPYWIRCKDYLVNVDAETTRVVGEDNKMHLAIKNFKVKADLRGGMDLQLDNLFNGNKQLVDPVNNLIKLNWSPVAKILQEPTFNGNLKTLFKNFNKYLKLIPIENIILD, from the exons TTCCGTCTCTATCTCCGTGTAAGAAGGAAGATAATGTGTGCCTTTTGAAATTGTCTAAGGCCATTTATGCTCTGGCTGTGGTCGGAAACCCTGAACTGCAGATCGAGTCTTCGGACCCTCTTCAGCGTGACGAAATCATCGGTAACCTTGGTGTCATCAACTACAAGCTTTTTAACAACACATGCCTCGGCTACAAGCGTTGCGAAGTACTAAATTCAAA ATACAATTTTGAAAAATCTCATGTTGAGTTTGAACTCAGATGTCCAGAATTTTACATGGATGGATTATACGAAATTGATGGAACACTTCTTGGTGTGCCAATTCAAGGAAAAGGACCCTATTGGATTCGTTGCA aGGACTACTTAGTTAATGTAGACGCCGAAACTACTAGAGTTGTCGGGGAAGATAACAAAATGCATCTtgcaattaaaaactttaaagtgAAGGCTGATTTGAGAGGGGGCATGGATCTTCAACTCGATAACCTATTTAATGGAAACAAACAATtgg TCGATcctgtaaataatttaataaaactaaattggAGTCCTGTTGCTAAGATATTACAAGAACCGACATTCAACGGCAACTTGAAGACACTGTTCAAGAATTTCAACAAGTACTTGAAACTCATACCCATTGAAAACATAATCCTTGATTAA
- the LOC101737005 gene encoding uncharacterized protein LOC101737005 isoform X2: MLTTLLLLSCAFFSASGEKGPERDTPPTGLLFHSMFGDESDFCEIVDVQKSSIACQDSSLPSIVTVTLGSDKSGPIFFSWDIEQFLFNFELYCSRISINGQYEISGPAVTTEEKGKYTINTKSYKLMTNTTFELVQTVGNKTVFHVKNFNAKVSPLEKVALHFTNLYNGQEIPSAKFLTQEHWRNIIYTLQDNFATICFRNLFLALNKLFTTLPLEEYLEL, encoded by the exons atgCTTACTACACTGTTACTATTATCATGTGCATTTTTCAGTGCTTCGGGTGAAAAAG GcccggaacgcgatacaccgccgaccgggttgctcttccacagtatgtttgGCGACGAAAGTGACTTCTGCGAGATAGTGGACGTGCAAAAGTcaagcatcgcctgccaggactcgtcgctgccgagcatcgtaacTGTGACTCTCGGAAgtgacaagtccggtcctatttttttCAG TTGGGATATAgaacaatttttattcaacttCGAATTGTACTGTTCGAgaatttcgattaatggtcaaTATGAGATATCTGGACCGGCTGTGACAACTGAAGAAAAAGGAAAATATACTATTAATACAA AAAGCTACAAGTTAATGACGAACACGACATTTGAGCTTGTACAAACTGTTGGcaataaaactgtttttcaTGTTAAGAACTTCAACGCCAAGGTGTCGCCGTTGGAAAAAGTGGCTTTACATTTCACGAATCTTTATAACGGGCAGGAAATACCAA gtGCCAAATTTTTAACACAAGAGCACTGGAGAAATATTATCTACACTCTTCAAGATAACTTCGCTACAATCTGCTTCAGGAATTTATTTCTAgctttaaataaactatttacaACATTGCCATTAGAAGAATATTTGGAATTGTAG
- the LOC101737005 gene encoding uncharacterized protein LOC101737005 isoform X1, which translates to MLTTLLLLSCAFFSASGEKEKCKVTDKQCILLLSNSVFEKVFEADNNQNVDPMYIEFMEGNFLDLKIKFRNISMTGYNTCKVFDLYWDIEQFLFNFELYCSRISINGQYEISGPAVTTEEKGKYTINTKSYKLMTNTTFELVQTVGNKTVFHVKNFNAKVSPLEKVALHFTNLYNGQEIPSAKFLTQEHWRNIIYTLQDNFATICFRNLFLALNKLFTTLPLEEYLEL; encoded by the exons atgCTTACTACACTGTTACTATTATCATGTGCATTTTTCAGTGCTTCGGGTGAAAAAG AAAAATGCAAAGTTACAGACAAGCAATGTATTCTTTTGCTCAGCAATTCTGTCTTTGAAAAAGTATTCGAAGCTGATAATAATCAAAACGTCGATCCCATGTACATAGAGTTCATGGAAGGAAATTTTCTTGACCTGAAGATCAAGTTCAGAAATATTTCCATGACTGGCTATAATACCTGTAAAGTCTTCGATTTATA TTGGGATATAgaacaatttttattcaacttCGAATTGTACTGTTCGAgaatttcgattaatggtcaaTATGAGATATCTGGACCGGCTGTGACAACTGAAGAAAAAGGAAAATATACTATTAATACAA AAAGCTACAAGTTAATGACGAACACGACATTTGAGCTTGTACAAACTGTTGGcaataaaactgtttttcaTGTTAAGAACTTCAACGCCAAGGTGTCGCCGTTGGAAAAAGTGGCTTTACATTTCACGAATCTTTATAACGGGCAGGAAATACCAA gtGCCAAATTTTTAACACAAGAGCACTGGAGAAATATTATCTACACTCTTCAAGATAACTTCGCTACAATCTGCTTCAGGAATTTATTTCTAgctttaaataaactatttacaACATTGCCATTAGAAGAATATTTGGAATTGTAG